The genomic segment CTACCAAGATATATGCCGACCTCATCGGCAACATTGCCCGCGATGCAAACTCCGCAAAAAAATACTGGCACTTTATCAAACTGATGGGGCGCTTTGCCAGCCATATCGCTCTGGAATGTGCGCTCCGTACTCAGCCGAACATCTGCCTGATTTCCGAAGAAGTTGCCGAAAAAAAGATGACCTTACAGCAGATTACCGACATCATCGCCGACGCGGTGGTAAAGCGTGCAGTGCGCAAAGAGAACTTCGGCGTCGTGCTTATTCCCGAAGGCGTTATCGAATTTATCCCCGAGATGAAACAGCTGATCAAAGAACTCAATGAGGCGATGGCGCAGCACGCCGATACATTTAACACGCTTGAAACCTTTAAACAACAAAAAGCGTGGGTAGCGCAGCATATCAGCCCCGAATCGGCGGCCTTGTTCGCCTCTATGCCGGAAGACATCGCGGCGGAGTTTTTAACGGATCGCGACCCGCACGGGAACCTGCAAGTGTCGCGGATAGAAACGGAGCATCTGCTAATAGGCTTGGTAACCAAACGGCTTGCCGAACTGAAAAAAGAGGGAACCTATACGGGAAAGTTCAGCGCACAGGCTCACTTTTTCGGATATGAAGGACGGGCGGAATTCCCTTCAAACTTCGATACCGACTACTGCTATGCGCTCGGCAGGACAATCTTCGTGCTGATTGCAAACGGCCTAACAGGCTATCTGGCATCGGTGTATAACCTTACCGCCCCGCCCGCCGAATGGAAACCCTGCGGTATTCCGCTGACCAAACTGATGGATATGGAGCTGCGCTCGGGAAAGAAGCAGCCGGTTATCAAAAAGACGGTTATTGATTTGAACGGCAAGCCGTTTAAAACCTTTGCAGCACAGCGGGAACAATGGGCTGTCGAAACCGCTTATATTTTCCCCGGCCCTATTCAGTATTTCGGGCCGTCTGAATTATGCGACATTCTCTCTAAAACATTACTTTTGGAGCATGAAGAGCGGATACATCCATGATGAACCGGCCATTTACGAGCAATCCAGAATCTGCGGAGCCTTGCGAAAATCTCAACGATTTTTACCGATGGCTGGACGGGTTTATCAACTTTGAAAAACGGCCGCATAAAAAAACCTTTTCACTGGAGGTTATCGGATACTATGCCGCGCTGTTTTCAAACCCGCAGACCGCGTATAAGTGTGTACATATAGCCGGTTCAAAGGGAAAAGGCTCCGTTGCGGCGATGCTTTCTGCCTTGCTTACCGAAGCGGGCTCTAAGACAGGCCTCTACACGTCTCCCCATGTAAACGATTTCCGCGAGCGGATAACGGAAAACGGCCGTTTTTTCAGCGATTCAGCCTATCTTGAAGCGTTCCGTTCAGTACGGCAGGGAGCCACGCCGCATATCGATAAAGAAGAAGAGCCGCAGCCGAGCTGGTTTGAATTGGTAACGCTTACCGCCTTTGTGCTGTTCCGGCAGGAAAAGCTCGACTGGGCGGTGTTTGAGACCGGCATGGGAGGGCGGCTCGACGCTACCAATATCGTGCGGCCGGAACTGACCGTGCTGACACCCATCGAGTTGGAGCACTGCGAGTATCTCGGCCATACCATACCGCTTATCGCGGCGGAAAAAGCGGGCATCATTAAAGGGGGTATTCCCGTTTTTTGTTCACGGCAGCAGGTCTCCGCACTTGAAGTATTTAAGGAGCGGGCGGCGGCACTTAACGCCCCATTTTTTTATCTCCCCGATCTTATCGAAACAATTGAACACAGACTGACGCCGCACGGCCGCGAAGTTACCGTCCGCTTTTCCACCGACCATCCGGTAGGAGCGCTCTTTAAACGCCCGCTGCGCACCGTGCTGCCGCTTTTTACACCCGTGCAGGCGGAGAACGCAGCGCTCGCCGCCGCCGCCTTTAAGTACCGCTTTCCCGACGCGCCGGAAGCACTGATCGAACGAGGGCTTTCAAAGGCATGGCTCCCCGCGCGCTTCCAGCTTTTAAGCACCAAGCCTTTGATTGTAATCGACGGTGCGCACACGCATAACAGCATACAGGCATGTGCGGACACCTTTTTTTCTCTCCTCGGCTCCGGCTCCTCGTCCGCGTATTCCGGCCGCACGGTAATCCGTGAAGCTCCTTCACCTGCACATTCCGGTACGCTATCCGTAGCCGGTGCATCGAGTAATGCCAAACCCATACTGGTATTTGCCTGTGCAGCCGACAAAGACCCTGCCGGTTTTGCGCCGATATTCCTCGGCAAAATTGCTCGTCTCTATTTAACTATCCCGGGCTCATTCAAAAAAGGCAATTTGGAAAAAACCGCCGGCGCATTTACGCAGGTTTTCAAAGATGAGAAAGACGTTGTAATGACAGTGAGCGGAGACTTTAATGAGGTACTAAAACAGGCCTTTCACCAAAGCTATGCCGAAAACCGGCCGCTTTTGATTACGGGTTCATTTTATCTGGCGGCGGAAGCGCAACGCATATATTCCGCCGAGGGTTTTCAGGATCGGGAAACTCAAGCTTAACCGCGTAGAGCTGCAAACTCACACCTCTGTTTTCCGCCCCGTACGCGGGCTCCGTCCTCTGCGGCGCATAAAGAGGGTCTCCCACAATGGGCAATCCGATAGAGGCCAGATGAGCGCGCACCTGATGGCGGTAGCCGCGGGAAAGGCGGCAGCGTACCCTAATCGGAGCGGAAGCTGAAACATCAACAGGGGACGGCCTATCAGCCGAAGACGGCGGCATATCATCCGGCTGCCGCAATTTTTCAGCCGGAAGCCGCAGTTCTTCAACCGCTTCTATGACCGTTGTGTAGAGCCGCCCGTCTTTTTTATAATGCCGAGAGCTGGGAAAAACCGGAGCAACTTTCTTTGCGCCGGGGCCGAAATTCCTAAACTGACTTTCCACTGCAGCTATCCGGTTAACGGCCGCACCGGGCAGGCACGGTTCTACAAAAGCGCAATAGGTTTTTATTATCTGCCCCGCTTCCTGCCGGGCTGCAAGAAAATCATATACCGCCTGATCTTTTGCAAAAAGCACGAGCCCCCGCGTATCCGTATCGAGCCGGTGCAGCAGACCCGCCTCAATCGCCTTTTTACCGCACACCTGCCCTTCCCGGCTGTGCTGCCCAGCCGCCGGTATTTTAGGTTTATTGCCGGTCTGCATTTCTTGAATGCACTGTCCGTATTCGGCGGACGGTCCCTGCGTATCATCGGCTTGGTCGGTTGCCCCTGCCTCAGCTCTGTGCAAAAACCAATACACCAGCGTCTGCCGTTCGTCCGTACGGAGCGGCGCAGTAGGCAGATACGGCGGCTTATACACAACCGCCCAACGAGCGGTTTCCCGTATCACACAGGGTTCCGTCCTATTATAATCGGCATTCGCCGCGAGAAACATTTCCATAAATTTTTTCATACAGCCTCCACGGCAACCTCATCAGACATTTTGTGGGATATCCCCGCAGAATACAACCAGAACTGCCAAGGATGGCAGTGTATCCATACAGCAGCGATGTTTTGTGCTCGCACAAAACTCGCCTTCAACTGTTGTACACGGATGTACAACGGTTGAAGATGGCTCAAATGGTCTCACAGTCTATTTATTCTGCGATTTTTTCTACATTATCTGGTGTGATTGCCTTTTTTAAGATAAAATGCACGAAATTTTAAATAAAATTTCGTGCAAAAGGAAGGCAATCGATTAAAATCTTTCTGATGCGGATACCTTAGTCATTACTTTGTTACATCTGTAGGAGGTGCAGGACGGTCTGGAATCTCCGAGGCAGCGGGGCGGTGAAAACCGTTTTTTCCCGTGTTGAAGGAAGCGCAACGCAGAGCCGGTACGCATGGAGCATCATCCCGTACGGTTTCCACTCCGCCTCTTTTTTCCCGTACAGCGGATCACCGACAATTGGGCAGCCGATAAAACGCGCGTGTAATCTAATTTGATGAGTTCTGCCGGTGTCGATTTTAAAAAGCACGAGCGCATACCGCCCGTACACCCGCAGTACCTTATAGCGGGAGCGGGCATATTTTCCCTTAGCAAGATCGGCCGAGGCGGCGAAGCGGATACGGCTATGCTCATCGCGGAACACCGAAGTTTCAATAACACCGGTACGTTTTTCCGGCACCCCGTTTAAAATAGCCGCATAATATTTTTCCGTGCGCCGCATCTTAAACTCATCTTTTAAAAAAGCCTCCGCTGCGGCAGAACGGGCGGTAATCAGTACACCGGAAGTATCCTTATCAAGCCGGTGCACGATACCCGCACGCAGCAGATCCTCAAAGTTCCCCCTCCCCTGCTCCGCTTCGAGGAGGCCGGCAAACTCATCATGAATAGGCGAAGTGTGCAAGCGGTAATACGCCAGCGCCTGTACCAGCGTTCCCGTCCAATTGCCCGCCGCAGGATGCGTTACCATACCAACCCGTTTGTTTACTGCAATGACATCGTTATCCTCGTAAAGGATTTGAAGCGGAATGTGTTCGGGAATAAGAAAATCGGGGCTGGGATTGTTCCACATCAATTTGATGCGGTCGCCCGCTTGCACACTGCTTGAAAGTTTTGCCTGCCGCCCGTTGAGCTCCACGGATTGCATCCCTGTTTTAAGCCGTGAACGGGTCATATTGGGAAGAACGCTGCTGCAAAACGCATCGAGCCGCAGCTTGCCGGTACCGTCCGGCACTTTAAACTCAAATATTTCAGTCATACTACCGTGCTTCGGCAGTGCCGCTATCCTGCACCTGCACCGGCTCCGGTGCGGTGCTATTTTTAACCGGCGATGAAATCCCGCCGCTCAATCCGATAAACAGCATATCATTGATAGAAATCGGCGGCGCATCACCTTCAATCGGTACTGTTATCAGTGTAAATTGAATAGGATCTTCCGCAAAAGCATTTTCCCGTTCCAAGCGTTTTTTTTCTACAGAACGCCTAATAGCGCGGTATGTTATATCGATTAAGGCGATGGTTACCGATATGCCAGCCGCGGTGAGAAGCACTCCAAGCTGTTCTTTTTCGGTAAGCGCAACTGCTTTGTCAGCCTGTTTGAGCGGCCACGGATAATAGGCGGGGTCGTTGGGATGCTGTGCAGCACGAATCATATCGTAGCCCCAAAAAGACAACAGCGTAACAAAGGGTAACGCCCCGAAAGACAGTATTTCAAACCGTCTAAGCTCCCGCTGCCAAAGCGGAAACTCTGCTTTTGTATAGGGAACCGGCGTATGATCTTCTTTTTTTTCGTCCGCAACCAACGGCATCTGCACCGCAGCCA from the Treponema vincentii F0403 genome contains:
- a CDS encoding bifunctional folylpolyglutamate synthase/dihydrofolate synthase, which encodes MMNRPFTSNPESAEPCENLNDFYRWLDGFINFEKRPHKKTFSLEVIGYYAALFSNPQTAYKCVHIAGSKGKGSVAAMLSALLTEAGSKTGLYTSPHVNDFRERITENGRFFSDSAYLEAFRSVRQGATPHIDKEEEPQPSWFELVTLTAFVLFRQEKLDWAVFETGMGGRLDATNIVRPELTVLTPIELEHCEYLGHTIPLIAAEKAGIIKGGIPVFCSRQQVSALEVFKERAAALNAPFFYLPDLIETIEHRLTPHGREVTVRFSTDHPVGALFKRPLRTVLPLFTPVQAENAALAAAAFKYRFPDAPEALIERGLSKAWLPARFQLLSTKPLIVIDGAHTHNSIQACADTFFSLLGSGSSSAYSGRTVIREAPSPAHSGTLSVAGASSNAKPILVFACAADKDPAGFAPIFLGKIARLYLTIPGSFKKGNLEKTAGAFTQVFKDEKDVVMTVSGDFNEVLKQAFHQSYAENRPLLITGSFYLAAEAQRIYSAEGFQDRETQA
- a CDS encoding RluA family pseudouridine synthase gives rise to the protein MTEIFEFKVPDGTGKLRLDAFCSSVLPNMTRSRLKTGMQSVELNGRQAKLSSSVQAGDRIKLMWNNPSPDFLIPEHIPLQILYEDNDVIAVNKRVGMVTHPAAGNWTGTLVQALAYYRLHTSPIHDEFAGLLEAEQGRGNFEDLLRAGIVHRLDKDTSGVLITARSAAAEAFLKDEFKMRRTEKYYAAILNGVPEKRTGVIETSVFRDEHSRIRFAASADLAKGKYARSRYKVLRVYGRYALVLFKIDTGRTHQIRLHARFIGCPIVGDPLYGKKEAEWKPYGMMLHAYRLCVALPSTREKTVFTAPLPRRFQTVLHLLQM
- a CDS encoding diphosphate--fructose-6-phosphate 1-phosphotransferase, with protein sequence MTVSQLHKARYAYIPRFPAILDEPIESIAMQKEQETASIANTEEIQPLFPHIYGKPVVHFVKGTAHIDKKPLRVGTILSGGQAPGGHNVIAGLYDGLQKANPNSKLFGFLGGPEGLVIGRAIEITGAIIEKYRNTGGFDMIGSGRAKIETPEQIAGAVETVKRMELDAVVIIGGDDSNTNAAVLSEYFVQQGIATQIIGVPKTIDGDLKYDMVETSFGFDTATKIYADLIGNIARDANSAKKYWHFIKLMGRFASHIALECALRTQPNICLISEEVAEKKMTLQQITDIIADAVVKRAVRKENFGVVLIPEGVIEFIPEMKQLIKELNEAMAQHADTFNTLETFKQQKAWVAQHISPESAALFASMPEDIAAEFLTDRDPHGNLQVSRIETEHLLIGLVTKRLAELKKEGTYTGKFSAQAHFFGYEGRAEFPSNFDTDYCYALGRTIFVLIANGLTGYLASVYNLTAPPAEWKPCGIPLTKLMDMELRSGKKQPVIKKTVIDLNGKPFKTFAAQREQWAVETAYIFPGPIQYFGPSELCDILSKTLLLEHEERIHP
- a CDS encoding pseudouridine synthase, with the translated sequence MKKFMEMFLAANADYNRTEPCVIRETARWAVVYKPPYLPTAPLRTDERQTLVYWFLHRAEAGATDQADDTQGPSAEYGQCIQEMQTGNKPKIPAAGQHSREGQVCGKKAIEAGLLHRLDTDTRGLVLFAKDQAVYDFLAARQEAGQIIKTYCAFVEPCLPGAAVNRIAAVESQFRNFGPGAKKVAPVFPSSRHYKKDGRLYTTVIEAVEELRLPAEKLRQPDDMPPSSADRPSPVDVSASAPIRVRCRLSRGYRHQVRAHLASIGLPIVGDPLYAPQRTEPAYGAENRGVSLQLYAVKLEFPDPENPRRNICVALPPPDKMNP